The Malus sylvestris chromosome 12, drMalSylv7.2, whole genome shotgun sequence genome contains a region encoding:
- the LOC126592009 gene encoding CST complex subunit TEN1-like, which yields MASSEIKSGALVTLQDLHPSSSYFKQGASLRVTGRLQDYSVETAIATIVDGSERLKINTQHLRELSFRVGSVYQFIGELLIQPDNEAVLQARVGRNVDGMDLNLYHQSLQLLRQFQANHLKNPAV from the exons ATGGCATCATCTGAAATAAAATCTGGGGCATTGGTTACACTGCAAGACCTGCACCCATCTTCCTCGTACTTCAAGCAAGGAGCTTCACTACGAGTAACCGGAAG GTTACAAGATTATTCTGTAGAGACAGCCATTGCCACAATTGTCGATGGAAGTGAGAGATTAAAAATCAACACTCAGCACCTTCGGGAGCTTAGTTTTCGAGTTGGATCTGTCTACCAGTTCATCGGCGAGCTGCTTATTCAACCGGACAATGAG GCAGTATTGCAGGCACGTGTGGGTAGGAATGTCGACGGCATGGATCTCAATCTTTATCATCAGTCTCTTCAATTGTTAAGACAATTTCAGGCCAATCATTTGAAGAACCCAGCAGTTTAG